The nucleotide window GCTCGACTTCGCCGTGTCGGTCCTCAAGGTGGAGCACGTGATCGTGGTGGGGCATTACGGCTGCGGCGGCGTGGCGGCCGCGCTCGACGGCAAGGGGCACGGCCTGCTCGACAACTGGTTGCGGCACGTCAAGGACGTGGCCGCCAAGCACGCCCGCACGCTCGATGCCCTGCCCGCGGGCGCGCGCGCCGATCGCCTGGCCGAGCTCAACGCCATCGAGCAGGCGCGCAACGTGTGCCACACGAGCATCGTGCAGGAGGCGTGGGCGGGCGGCCACCCGCTCACCGTGCGCGCCTGGATCTACGCCCTCCACGACGGCATCCTGCGGGACCTACGCTTCCT belongs to Trueperaceae bacterium and includes:
- a CDS encoding carbonic anhydrase; translation: MVAGDPDFFRRLEAQQAPRYLWIGCSDSRVSANVISGLAPGEVFVHRNVGNVMANADLNALTVLDFAVSVLKVEHVIVVGHYGCGGVAAALDGKGHGLLDNWLRHVKDVAAKHARTLDALPAGARADRLAELNAIEQARNVCHTSIVQEAWAGGHPLTVRAWIYALHDGILRDLRFLVRGQADLQPAYRLSLGEDG